One stretch of Arthrobacter polaris DNA includes these proteins:
- a CDS encoding RidA family protein has translation MSEVQRRWHEDGKPRPYTATATFGGVVWACGQVPTMEDGSTPQALGDQVDVVFDNLEKVLADAGADLSTILKITVFLANLDEFDEFNAAYLNRLREVTLPPRTTVEVARFRGAKRIEMDVVAAVAAT, from the coding sequence ATGAGCGAGGTTCAGCGCCGCTGGCATGAAGACGGAAAACCGCGCCCGTACACGGCCACTGCCACCTTTGGTGGAGTGGTCTGGGCTTGCGGGCAAGTGCCCACCATGGAAGACGGATCTACACCTCAAGCTCTAGGTGATCAGGTAGACGTGGTGTTTGACAACCTTGAGAAAGTACTTGCCGACGCTGGCGCCGATCTTTCCACCATCTTGAAAATCACGGTGTTCTTAGCCAACCTGGATGAGTTTGACGAATTCAACGCCGCTTACCTGAACCGTCTTCGTGAGGTGACGCTACCACCACGGACCACCGTAGAGGTGGCACGATTCCGCGGAGCCAAACGCATAGAAATGGACGTGGTGGCCGCAGTAGCGGCAACTTAA
- a CDS encoding PrsW family intramembrane metalloprotease, whose amino-acid sequence MATLNSNLIPTLILLGSFLVPFXVMLFVMERIAGNISTLQVIIAFFIGGICGVLGASLLEADLAPSLASYLGVGFIEEFVKALLLVIIGWRVMPKTASQGALLGATVGAGFAAFESAGYAFNAAITAQGIGLVMLLQTEVLRAILAPVGHVLWTAILGAAIFGAARGRTHFRLSFSILAAFVGVSLLHALWDSSNGLAALVALFLTGASHQQTEFGFISSATETNAENLATVLYISAMVVTALIGIITLWRIVRHHQARKMTXSGTTPEAAPSMPSTNS is encoded by the coding sequence GTGGCAACGCTCAATAGCAACCTCATCCCGACCTTGATCCTGCTTGGCAGCTTTCTGGTCCCCTTTNGTGTGATGCTCTTCGTCATGGAGCGCATCGCCGGCAATATCAGCACCCTTCAAGTCATCATCGCCTTCTTCATTGGCGGCATCTGCGGGGTACTTGGCGCCTCACTGCTGGAGGCGGATCTGGCACCGAGCCTGGCCTCATATCTGGGTGTTGGCTTCATCGAAGAATTCGTCAAGGCTCTGCTGTTGGTCATCATCGGCTGGCGGGTGATGCCCAAGACGGCCAGTCAGGGTGCCCTGCTCGGGGCGACGGTGGGAGCCGGATTTGCGGCCTTTGAATCGGCCGGTTACGCGTTCAACGCCGCTATCACCGCCCAAGGAATTGGCTTGGTGATGCTCCTCCAAACCGAGGTTTTACGTGCCATTCTTGCCCCGGTGGGCCATGTCTTGTGGACTGCGATCCTGGGTGCGGCAATCTTTGGTGCAGCACGCGGGCGCACTCATTTTCGCCTCAGCTTCTCCATCCTCGCCGCCTTCGTGGGAGTCTCGTTGTTGCATGCACTCTGGGACTCCTCCAACGGACTTGCAGCCCTCGTGGCATTGTTCCTCACCGGAGCCAGCCACCAACAAACAGAGTTCGGATTCATCTCATCAGCAACCGAGACAAACGCTGAAAACCTGGCAACCGTTCTTTACATCAGCGCCATGGTGGTTACGGCACTGATCGGGATCATCACGCTTTGGCGCATAGTGCGTCACCACCAGGCCCGGAAAATGACTNTGAGCGGCACAACGCCTGAAGCGGCACCATCGATGCCGTCCACAAACTCCTGA
- the efeB gene encoding iron uptake transporter deferrochelatase/peroxidase subunit, translated as MPTPTDPQPGLSRRTFFRGSTAVAGAGGLAIGAAGGAALATAAAPVAPSWAERAAEQDSLSYPFYGEHQGGIETPPQDHLVFTAFDVTATTRTELQLVLAKWSAAMAELTAGNPVGKVEPTREHGIPVDTGESTDMXPHGLTLTLGFGPSLFDGRFGLEQFKPLDFADLPTMAGESLNPSFTGGDLCIQACSNDPQVAYHAVRNLARMARSSVRTKWTVLGFGRASAGANQSTPRNLMGFKDGTRNVSGGQDFTEQVWVGEEARQPWMVGGSYLVARKIHILVETWDEDTIGDQQSIFGRTKIEGAPLSGEKEHDAPDFQAMTAGSPPLPXDSHIALVAHENNDGTKILRRGYNFTDGLDSVGRLDAGLMFLCFQKNPEQFVTLQRKLGTSDRLNEYIRHVGSGVXAVPGGLPEAGSYYGKEFFDEGTD; from the coding sequence ATGCCAACACCAACTGATCCGCAACCCGGTCTCTCACGCCGAACGTTCTTCAGAGGATCCACTGCCGTTGCCGGGGCCGGCGGACTGGCGATCGGTGCCGCAGGTGGCGCCGCACTGGCCACCGCCGCGGCACCTGTTGCCCCGTCCTGGGCCGAACGTGCTGCGGAGCAGGACAGCCTAAGCTACCCGTTTTATGGAGAGCACCAAGGCGGGATTGAAACACCGCCACAGGACCACCTGGTGTTCACTGCTTTTGATGTCACGGCAACAACCCGGACGGAATTACAGCTGGTGCTGGCAAAGTGGTCAGCGGCCATGGCCGAACTGACCGCAGGAAATCCTGTGGGGAAGGTGGAACCTACGCGTGAACACGGCATTCCTGTGGATACGGGTGAGTCCACGGATATGNGGCCCCACGGGCTGACGCTCACACTGGGTTTTGGCCCTTCACTCTTTGACGGACGTTTTGGCTTGGAACAGTTCAAACCGCTGGATTTTGCCGATTTGCCCACCATGGCTGGCGAGTCGCTCAACCCTTCGTTTACCGGCGGGGACTTGTGTATTCAGGCCTGCTCGAATGATCCCCAGGTGGCCTATCATGCCGTACGCAACCTTGCCCGCATGGCTAGGAGCTCCGTGCGCACGAAGTGGACGGTGTTGGGCTTTGGTCGTGCCTCGGCCGGGGCCAATCAGAGCACTCCGCGCAACCTCATGGGGTTCAAGGACGGCACTCGCAATGTCAGCGGTGGCCAGGACTTTACGGAGCAGGTGTGGGTTGGGGAGGAAGCGCGGCAGCCGTGGATGGTAGGTGGTAGCTACTTGGTGGCACGCAAAATCCATATTCTCGTTGAGACGTGGGATGAAGACACCATTGGCGATCAACAAAGTATCTTTGGCCGCACCAAGATCGAAGGCGCACCACTGTCTGGGGAGAAAGAACACGATGCGCCCGACTTCCAGGCCATGACCGCCGGCTCCCCACCATTGCCANCCGATTCACACATTGCCTTAGTGGCGCACGAAAATAATGACGGCACCAAGATCTTGCGCCGTGGCTACAACTTCACCGACGGCCTTGACTCCGTGGGGCGCCTAGATGCGGGGTTGATGTTCTTGTGCTTCCAAAAGAATCCCGAGCAATTCGTTACATTGCAGCGCAAATTGGGGACCTCGGACAGACTCAATGAGTACATCCGTCATGTGGGCTCGGGTGTTNTTGCCGTCCCCGGCGGTCTGCCGGAAGCCGGCAGCTATTACGGCAAGGAATTCTTCGACGAAGGCACTGATTGA
- the efeO gene encoding iron uptake system protein EfeO, producing MPPLSPRTLGTTAPAILVGTAMLALSLTACGSATTTAGTSPSANGTAPVNNGAAQIAVSVEKSXGDEQCVPNFASAPAGPVTFTVSNKDASGVFEVELLSDKRILGEXENVIPGLXAVSFTVTLTGGQYQLYCPGASTEYKPFTVTGAAAAASGNGVSALLKDGTDGYAKYVSGQVDSLVLAVAALAKAVDSGDVAASQKAYAQARPFFERIEPVAESFPDLDPALDLRVADVEPGTEWTGFHPLEKDLFESQAITEKSKALAAGIVKNVGTLKALTAELETDGSYKPEELANGASGLLEEVQSSXITGEEEAYSKLDLVDFAANIEGSQQAFEYLKPALTEIDPTLTEQISSQFNTVTSALDSYTDPGALGGFKPYTDELKKADAAKLTALIQSLQAPLAKIAEKVATV from the coding sequence ATGCCTCCTCTTTCACCCCGCACCTTAGGCACCACAGCACCTGCCATTCTGGTGGGCACTGCCATGCTGGCCTTATCGCTGACCGCCTGCGGCAGCGCTACAACAACCGCAGGGACATCACCCTCTGCCAACGGCACTGCGCCTGTGAATAACGGTGCGGCACAAATTGCCGTCAGCGTGGAAAAGTCANACGGCGACGAACAATGCGTCCCCAACTTTGCTTCTGCTCCTGCTGGCCCCGTCACCTTCACTGTCTCGAACAAGGACGCCTCGGGTGTCTTTGAAGTGGAGCTGCTCAGTGACAAACGCATTCTTGGTGAANAGGAAAACGTCATTCCGGGCCTANAAGCTGTCAGCTTCACCGTGACACTCACAGGTGGTCAATACCAGCTGTACTGCCCCGGTGCCAGCACCGAATACAAGCCCTTCACTGTCACAGGTGCTGCTGCAGCGGCCTCCGGAAATGGCGTCAGTGCGCTACTGAAGGATGGCACCGACGGTTACGCGAAATACGTTTCTGGCCAGGTGGATTCTCTTGTACTGGCTGTGGCCGCCCTGGCGAAAGCTGTTGATTCCGGCGATGTAGCCGCCAGCCAGAAGGCCTATGCCCAAGCCCGCCCTTTCTTTGAGCGGATTGAGCCGGTGGCTGAGAGCTTCCCTGACTTGGATCCAGCCCTGGACCTGCGCGTGGCCGACGTCGAGCCGGGAACAGAATGGACGGGTTTCCACCCGTTGGAAAAGGACCTGTTTGAAAGCCAAGCCATCACCGAAAAGTCTAAGGCTCTGGCCGCCGGCATCGTGAAGAACGTAGGTACGCTGAAGGCCCTCACGGCTGAGCTGGAAACCGACGGCTCCTACAAGCCCGAGGAACTGGCCAACGGCGCCAGCGGCCTGCTGGAGGAAGTGCAGTCCTCANAGATCACGGGCGAGGAAGAGGCTTATTCCAAGCTGGATCTGGTGGACTTCGCTGCCAACATCGAAGGCTCACAGCAGGCATTTGAATATCTCAAGCCCGCCCTGACCGAAATTGACCCCACCTTGACCGAGCAAATCTCAAGCCAGTTCAACACCGTCACCTCTGCCCTTGATAGCTACACGGATCCGGGCGCTCTGGGCGGATTCAAGCCGTACACGGACGAACTGAAGAAAGCTGATGCGGCCAAGCTCACGGCACTGATCCAGTCGTTGCAGGCACCCTTGGCCAAAATTGCCGAAAAGGTGGCAACAGTTTAA
- the efeU gene encoding iron uptake transporter permease EfeU, whose protein sequence is MLATLVIGLREGLEAALIVGMIAAFLRRNGVSLRPMWLGVGVAVALSALVGIILELISAALPQQQEAMETIIGAVAVVIVTFMILWMNKNARSMKSTLEAHAGSALKGGSVFALAGMAFXAVLREGVETAVFMVAAFQSSLSPVAAGMGAVVGLAIXRQGGVLLFRGAITMNLAKFFKATGVFLVFVAAGLVMKSLRTAHEAGWINFGQDATVNLSWLAXNGSARAAILTGILGIPHDPRLVELFGWALYLLPMLAFILWPRSWRPSAKAVPRVQAWAGTALAGSALLLAFTAPCHPACAAPSRQCAVSHPSGQPAGSLQLVTGDPATLIVSATDGTQRSLALTTHGTESHAGRTTAVYTAEASXSPIEEPAKISTDMLAQLNGGRMPVGISSSSNPGXFAADWNRKGTISVWAANGSVIDALNTEGATLTLSGGGLSTSRTIVVASDGGWLVPANHVASTVAELARFESATAENVLWSRYLPSVFGIAAIMLFVSAARNRRAHITAFSRT, encoded by the coding sequence GTGCTGGCAACATTGGTCATTGGCCTGCGTGAAGGTCTCGAGGCTGCCCTGATTGTGGGCATGATTGCAGCCTTCCTGCGCCGCAACGGCGTATCCCTTAGGCCCATGTGGCTGGGCGTTGGTGTGGCGGTGGCGCTGAGCGCTCTCGTGGGAATTATCCTCGAACTTATCTCCGCGGCTTTGCCGCAGCAGCAAGAAGCCATGGAAACCATCATTGGCGCCGTCGCGGTGGTCATTGTGACGTTTATGATCCTGTGGATGAACAAGAACGCCCGCTCCATGAAATCGACGTTGGAAGCTCACGCCGGTTCGGCACTGAAGGGCGGCTCAGTGTTTGCCCTGGCTGGCATGGCCTTTNTGGCGGTCTTGCGTGAAGGCGTTGAAACAGCGGTCTTCATGGTCGCCGCCTTCCAGTCCTCGCTGAGTCCAGTAGCGGCTGGAATGGGCGCCGTGGTGGGTCTGGCGATAGNNCGTCAGGGTGGGGTCCTTCTTTTCCGCGGCGCCATCACCATGAACCTGGCTAAGTTCTTCAAGGCCACGGGTGTGTTCCTGGTGTTTGTTGCTGCGGGCTTGGTCATGAAGTCATTGCGCACAGCGCACGAGGCTGGCTGGATTAACTTTGGCCAGGACGCCACCGTCAATCTGTCATGGCTGGCCNCCAATGGCAGCGCCCGGGCGGCCATACTGACAGGTATTTTGGGTATCCCACATGACCCACGTTTGGTGGAGTTGTTCGGCTGGGCTCTTTATTTGCTCCCCATGCTCGCCTTCATCCTGTGGCCGCGCAGCTGGCGTCCGTCCGCAAAAGCAGTGCCGCGCGTGCAGGCTTGGGCAGGCACCGCCCTGGCAGGTTCCGCCCTGCTCTTGGCGTTTACTGCACCTTGCCATCCCGCCTGCGCCGCTCCAAGCAGACAGTGCGCCGTTAGCCACCCCAGCGGGCAGCCGGCAGGATCGCTGCAGCTTGTCACAGGTGATCCTGCAACCCTTATAGTCAGCGCCACCGACGGCACCCAAAGAAGCCTTGCCCTTACCACCCACGGCACCGAATCCCACGCTGGCCGCACTACCGCCGTTTATACGGCCGAGGCCTCCCNNTCTCCCATCGAAGAGCCGGCCAAGATCTCTACCGACATGCTGGCCCAACTCAACGGAGGGCGCATGCCCGTGGGGATCAGCTCCTCTAGCAACCCTGGCNCCTTTGCCGCCGACTGGAACCGTAAAGGCACCATCAGCGTGTGGGCCGCCAACGGTTCAGTCATTGATGCTCTCAACACTGAGGGTGCCACGTTGACGTTGAGCGGCGGCGGACTGAGCACCTCACGCACCATTGTGGTGGCGTCCGACGGCGGCTGGCTGGTCCCAGCCAATCACGTGGCTTCCACCGTGGCTGAGTTGGCACGTTTTGAATCCGCCACAGCTGAAAATGTGCTGTGGTCCAGGTACCTGCCGTCAGTATTTGGCATTGCCGCCATCATGCTCTTTGTGAGCGCGGCCCGCAACCGCCGCGCGCATATCACCGCATTCTCCCGCACCTAA
- a CDS encoding histidine phosphatase family protein, with amino-acid sequence MSAPRQIIMIRHGQSAANIDQSIYNRLPDYRIPLTELGIAQAKEAGEKMRRQLDGQXVRVYVSPYLRAHQTLEAMNLGDLVEAVMEEPRLREQDWANFQNPAEIADQKELRNAYGHFXXRFREGESGSDVYDRVSSFMETLYRHWARPDYAPNSLLVTHGLTMRLFCMRWFHWSVEYFESLNNPGNAESRTLIKEGNSYSLDTSFAQWTQAEPTQTVLDFPDHIW; translated from the coding sequence ATGAGCGCTCCACGCCAAATCATTATGATCCGCCACGGACAGTCGGCGGCCAATATTGATCAGAGTATTTACAACCGGCTTCCTGACTACCGGATCCCGTTGACGGAGTTGGGTATTGCCCAGGCTAAGGAGGCTGGGGAGAAAATGCGTAGGCAGCTTGACGGGCAANAAGTCCGTGTCTATGTCTCCCCTTATCTGCGAGCGCACCAAACACTTGAGGCGATGAACCTTGGCGATCTCGTCGAGGCGGTGATGGAGGAGCCTCGGCTGCGTGAGCAGGACTGGGCGAACTTCCAAAATCCTGCTGAGATCGCCGATCAGAAAGAGCTCCGTAACGCCTATGGACACTTTNTTNACAGGTTTCGCGAGGGCGAATCGGGCTCCGATGTGTATGACCGGGTCTCCTCATTCATGGAGACCTTGTATAGGCACTGGGCCCGGCCCGACTATGCACCCAACTCCTTGCTTGTCACGCATGGGCTGACCATGCGCTTATTTTGTATGCGCTGGTTCCACTGGTCGGTGGAGTACTTTGAATCCTTGAACAATCCAGGTAACGCCGAATCCCGCACCTTGATCAAGGAGGGAAACAGCTACAGCCTTGACACCAGCTTTGCGCAGTGGACCCAGGCAGAGCCGACGCAAACTGTTCTGGACTTTCCCGATCACATTTGGTGA
- a CDS encoding CPBP family intramembrane glutamic endopeptidase: MSDSVPANSRSQAGIDYQGWGSKSRRRLISEVLLVLGISLGQSAVYSVVSLLDKISRAPISQGTSTLNVVRNNREFFDFTYQILDIXFALIPVLLVFYLLAEPGKSVFRRIGLDWRHPVKDGLGALALLVVIGVPSLGLYAAGRALGITTEIIPSALNQYWWTIPVLVLSAIRAGVLEEVILNGYLLGRLXKIGLGTWAAIMLSALLRGSYHLYQGFGPFIGNFLMGLLFGWVYXKYGRVAPLVVAHTLVDIAAFTLGPALGFGG; this comes from the coding sequence ATGAGCGATTCAGTACCAGCTAACTCAAGGTCCCAAGCCGGCATCGACTATCAAGGATGGGGTAGCAAATCGAGGCGTCGGCTGATTAGTGAAGTGTTGCTGGTCCTAGGGATTTCGCTAGGGCAATCGGCCGTGTACTCGGTGGTATCCCTGTTGGATAAGATCAGCCGTGCCCCCATTTCGCAGGGCACCTCAACGCTGAACGTGGTGCGCAACAACCGGGAATTCTTTGACTTTACCTACCAAATTCTGGATATCNNTTTTGCCCTCATCCCGGTCCTGCTGGTGTTTTACCTCCTGGCCGAACCCGGCAAGTCGGTGTTTCGGCGGATCGGGCTTGATTGGCGGCACCCGGTCAAAGATGGTCTGGGCGCGCTGGCCCTGCTGGTTGTCATTGGCGTGCCATCGCTGGGTCTGTACGCGGCGGGGCGAGCGCTGGGGATCACCACAGAGATCATTCCCAGTGCCCTGAACCAGTATTGGTGGACCATTCCGGTGCTGGTGTTATCTGCCATTCGTGCAGGGGTGCTCGAGGAAGTCATCCTCAATGGGTATTTGCTGGGGCGTCTGGANAAGATCGGGCTGGGGACGTGGGCGGCCATCATGCTCAGTGCCTTGCTGCGCGGGAGTTACCACCTCTATCAGGGTTTTGGCCCGTTCATAGGAAATTTCCTCATGGGCTTGCTGTTTGGCTGGGTGTACAANAAGTACGGACGTGTGGCCCCGCTGGTGGTGGCGCACACCCTGGTGGATATAGCAGCGTTCACCCTGGGGCCGGCTCTCGGGTTTGGTGGCTGA
- a CDS encoding VOC family protein — translation MRMDHVSYASESDGLVATTERIARALGVNAVKGGIHPRFGTRNMIIPLTDHHYVEIVECLNHPASDKAPFGQAVKARSAAGGXWMGWCVAVDDLAPFEERLGRSAVPGNRKFPDGQELIWQQIGIKGLIADPQVPYMLKWEGDPKLHXSQARTSTVKLSSLTIAGSAERVTAWLXEPVEAPLNDVAVEWIAPRGTXGIMSVTFETANGAVTI, via the coding sequence ATGCGAATGGATCATGTTTCTTACGCCAGTGAATCAGATGGATTGGTTGCCACCACGGAGCGAATCGCGAGAGCCCTCGGGGTCAATGCTGTAAAGGGTGGAATTCATCCCCGCTTTGGCACCCGCAATATGATTATCCCGCTCACCGACCACCACTATGTGGAAATTGTTGAGTGTTTGAACCACCCGGCATCGGATAAGGCACCGTTTGGGCAGGCCGTGAAAGCACGGTCCGCGGCAGGCGGGNGATGGATGGGTTGGTGCGTCGCCGTTGACGACCTTGCCCCGTTCGAGGAACGCCTTGGCCGCAGCGCGGTCCCGGGCAACCGCAAGTTCCCCGATGGCCAGGAACTGATCTGGCAGCAGATCGGCATCAAGGGTCTGATCGCCGATCCACAGGTGCCGTACATGCTCAAGTGGGAGGGCGACCCCAAGTTGCACNCCTCCCAGGCACGGACTTCCACCGTCAAGCTGTCATCACTGACCATCGCCGGCAGCGCCGAACGCGTCACCGCGTGGTTGNGGGAACCCGTTGAGGCCCCGTTGAACGACGTCGCCGTGGAGTGGATTGCACCACGCGGCACCNCCGGCATCATGAGCGTCACCTTCGAGACAGCCAACGGCGCGGTCACCATCTAG